A region from the Aegilops tauschii subsp. strangulata cultivar AL8/78 chromosome 5, Aet v6.0, whole genome shotgun sequence genome encodes:
- the LOC109772700 gene encoding uncharacterized protein yields MANFPVNPLAFLPHGMTVEQGPPDRKARVDMALSGHLPLNHDRFLIAETSRAIPVHLRQEARSALADFVPVRGQINCQEMLRNQGVWFSDGLVPEPNVADSPFSAYNDNICASASMEEEPLVINANAASAGSVNNVRTSSNHALQINFCLFRANFQLMYWSESAPKSSEAVPDVFSLARSVFKVLLNPKPGRDNLFFNLPVIPTKLIRFLGVQAVLAAGSIQPQVSRKVACKLSFEDTPGSLELRSLPSAESDSSDAVAIIGDSVPRSLDMSPTVLSDASVAHSGKKRGRKPRAATPLITSEVRRSSRNNMYRGFKVDMPSDSRKRKSAIVPALVLAVPDPAPASVPSPAPAPLSIATIQLMGSEECGIPLTELSEDKLLAPRENYQP; encoded by the exons ATGGCGAACTTCCCTGTCAACCCGCTCGCGTTCCTTCCCCATGGTATGACGGTGGAGCAGGGGCCTCCCGATCGCAAGGCTCGGGTGGATATGGCGCTCAGTGGTCATCTGCCATTGAACCACGATCGCTTCCTTATCGCGGAGACCAGCCGAgctatcccagttcatctgcgaCAGGAGGCCAGATCTGCTCTTGCTG ATTTTGTTCCTGTCAGAGGACAGATCAACTGTCAAGAGATGTTAAGGAATCAGGGGGTGTGGTTTTCTGATGGATTAGTACCTGAACCTAATGTTGCTGATAGTCCGTTTTCTGCTTATAATGATAACATATGTGCTTCTGCGTCCATGGAAGAGGAGCCTCTTGTTATCAATGCTAATGCTGCGTCAGCTGGCTCTGTTAATAATGTTCGCACAAGTAGCAATCATGCCCTGCAGATCAATTTCTGTCTGTTCAGAGCCAATTTTCAGCTTATGTATTGGTCTGAATCTGCTCCCAAGAGCTCTGAAGCTGTCCCTGATGTGTTCAGTCTTGCTCGGTCTGTGTTTAAGGTCTTGCTTAACCCAAAGCCTGGTAGGGACAATTTGTTCTTCAATTTGCCGGTGATTCCCACTAAGCTGATCAGGTTTTTGGGTGTTCAAGCTGTCCTTGCTGCTGGTTCTATTCAGCCTCAAGTGTCAAGGAAAGTGGCATGTAAGTTGAGTTTTGAAGATACCCCTGGGTCTCTTGAGTTGCGGTCCTTGCCTTCTGCTGAGTCCGATTCCTCTGATGCTGTTGCTATCATAGGTGATTCAGTGCCTCGGTCGCTGGACATGTCCCCTACTGTCCTATCTGATGCATCTGTTGCCCATTCagggaaaaagagaggaagaaagCCTAGGGCTGCAACTCCTCTGATCACATCTGAAGTTCGTAGAAGCAGTCGCAATAACATGTATCGTGGGTTCAAGGTGGACATGCCGTCTGATTCTCGTAAGCGCAAATCTGCAATTGTTCCTGCTTTGGTCCTAGCGGTTCCTGATCCTGCTCCTGCTTCGGTGCCCAGTCCTGCTCCTGCACCTCTTTCGATTGCAACTATTCAGCTGATGGGGTCGGAGGAGTGTGGCATTCCCCTGACCGAGCTCTCTGAAGACAAGCTGCTTGCTCCGAGGGAGAATTATCAGCCCTGA